From Skermanella sp. TT6, a single genomic window includes:
- a CDS encoding Spy/CpxP family protein refolding chaperone — protein MMKTFTRMTLPAFVLLASAALAQAQPQPRPPGDDHQAHHPAGQTAQAQPAPDPAPQPGAGMGMPGMGGQRMPMQGMSMGGHQGGMMGQGGMMTGCPMMRSGQGGSSAGMPMMQGMGQGGMGQGGMGGGMGMPFEHVEGRVAFLKAEIGITDAQQNVWNDFADAMRRNAETHRTMHRQMMSLEAAASSDWQERLGRRARIMTARAEAMSALNAAAGPLFAALSEDQREKAERLLSGPMGMM, from the coding sequence ATGATGAAGACCTTTACCCGCATGACTCTCCCCGCCTTCGTTCTGCTGGCCTCGGCGGCCCTCGCCCAGGCCCAGCCGCAACCCCGGCCCCCGGGGGATGACCACCAAGCCCACCATCCCGCCGGCCAGACCGCGCAGGCGCAGCCCGCCCCCGATCCGGCGCCGCAGCCGGGCGCCGGCATGGGAATGCCGGGCATGGGCGGCCAGCGGATGCCGATGCAGGGCATGTCCATGGGCGGCCATCAGGGCGGCATGATGGGCCAAGGCGGCATGATGACGGGCTGCCCGATGATGCGCTCCGGCCAGGGCGGCAGTTCCGCAGGCATGCCCATGATGCAGGGGATGGGCCAGGGCGGCATGGGCCAGGGCGGCATGGGTGGCGGCATGGGCATGCCCTTCGAGCATGTCGAGGGCCGCGTCGCCTTCCTGAAGGCCGAGATCGGCATCACCGACGCGCAGCAGAATGTCTGGAACGACTTCGCCGACGCGATGCGCCGGAACGCGGAGACCCATCGGACCATGCACCGGCAGATGATGAGCCTGGAAGCCGCCGCCTCTTCGGATTGGCAGGAGCGTCTCGGGCGGCGCGCCCGGATCATGACGGCCCGCGCCGAGGCGATGAGCGCGCTGAACGCCGCCGCCGGCCCCCTGTTCGCCGCCCTGTCCGAGGATCAGCGGGAAAAGGCCGAGAGGTTGCTTTCCGGCCCCATGGGCATGATGTGA
- a CDS encoding DUF411 domain-containing protein produces MKTSKTLLAALTGALAIGAAAFAPVMPAHADPAAAGQEVEVWKSPSCGCCGGWVKHMQAAGFTVKVHDIEDVQPVKTASGVPDALGSCHTAKVGGYVVEGHVPATDVLRLLAEKPKATGLSAPGMPADAPGMDMGTGQPYDVILFDAGGGAKVYARH; encoded by the coding sequence ATGAAGACCAGCAAGACCCTGCTCGCCGCCCTGACCGGCGCCCTCGCGATCGGTGCCGCCGCCTTCGCCCCCGTCATGCCCGCCCATGCCGACCCGGCCGCCGCCGGCCAGGAGGTGGAAGTCTGGAAATCCCCCAGCTGCGGCTGCTGCGGCGGCTGGGTGAAGCACATGCAGGCAGCCGGCTTCACCGTGAAGGTCCACGACATCGAGGACGTCCAGCCGGTCAAGACGGCCAGCGGCGTCCCCGACGCGCTCGGCTCCTGCCACACCGCAAAGGTCGGCGGCTACGTGGTCGAGGGACATGTCCCGGCGACGGACGTCCTGCGCCTGCTCGCGGAGAAGCCGAAGGCGACGGGGCTGTCCGCACCCGGAATGCCGGCGGACGCGCCCGGCATGGATATGGGCACCGGCCAGCCCTACGACGTGATCCTGTTCGACGCCGGCGGCGGCGCCAAGGTCTACGCGCGGCACTGA